Proteins from a genomic interval of Streptococcus sp. D7B5:
- a CDS encoding YitT family protein, with the protein MIRKLQPIITIILGAAIYAFGLTYFVVPYHLFEGGATGITLITYYLFKIPVSLMNLLINIPLFILAWKIFGPKTLYSSLLGSISLSVWLAIFERIPLHIDLQGDLIIVALVSGVLLGVGLGIIFNAGGTTGGSDIVARILNKYTNISIGKLLFGIDFFILMLILIIFQDLRLVTYTLLFDFIIARVIDLIGEGGYAGKGFMIITQYPDQLAKEINDELGRGVTFISGQGYYSKKDLKIIYCIVGRNEIVKMKDMIHKIDPQAFITITEAHEILGEGFTYVKD; encoded by the coding sequence ATGATTCGAAAACTTCAACCGATTATCACCATTATTCTTGGAGCCGCTATCTATGCCTTCGGTCTTACTTACTTTGTTGTTCCTTATCATTTATTTGAGGGAGGGGCGACAGGTATTACCTTGATTACCTACTATCTTTTTAAGATTCCTGTCTCATTGATGAACCTCTTAATTAATATCCCTTTATTTATCCTGGCTTGGAAGATATTTGGACCTAAGACCCTATACTCCAGCCTTCTAGGATCTATTTCACTTTCCGTTTGGCTAGCAATCTTTGAGCGCATTCCTTTGCACATCGACTTGCAAGGGGATCTCATCATTGTCGCTTTAGTCTCAGGAGTCTTACTGGGGGTTGGTTTAGGAATTATCTTTAATGCTGGTGGAACCACTGGTGGCTCTGACATCGTTGCCCGTATCCTCAACAAATACACCAATATTTCGATTGGTAAATTACTCTTTGGGATTGACTTTTTCATCCTGATGTTGATTTTGATTATCTTCCAGGATCTTCGTCTCGTTACCTATACCCTCTTATTTGACTTTATCATCGCTCGTGTTATCGACTTGATCGGCGAAGGAGGTTATGCTGGTAAAGGATTTATGATTATTACCCAATATCCTGATCAATTGGCCAAAGAGATTAACGATGAACTCGGACGTGGCGTTACCTTTATATCTGGTCAAGGCTACTACAGCAAAAAGGATTTAAAAATTATCTACTGTATCGTCGGTCGGAACGAAATCGTTAAAATGAAAGATATGATTCACAAAATCGACCCTCAAGCCTTTATCACCATCACTGAGGCTCATGAAATTCTGGGTGAAGGATTTACTTATGTGAAAGATTAA
- a CDS encoding amino acid permease translates to MNIFRTKDVSLRQTEMHRHLKLWDLILLGIGAMVGTGIFTITGTAAATLAGPSLVISIVISALCVSLSALFFAEFASRVPATGGAYSYLYAILGELPAWIAGWLTIMEFMTAVSGVASGWAAYFKGLLSNYGISMPQALNGTFNPEQGTYIDLLPILVLTLVTGLVLLNSKAALRFNSLLVVLKFSALALFILVGIWYIKPENWTNFAPFGFGQLYGGSTGIMAGASLMFFGFLGFESISMAVDEIQSPQKNIPRGIVLSLTIVTILYALVTLVLTGIVHYSKLNVDDAVAFSLRSIGIGWAANYVSLVAILTLITVCISMTYALSRMIYSLARDGLLPQSFKQLSKTSRVPKNATLLTGVASAIAAGVFPLASIASFLNICTLAYLILLAYGIIKLRKDKGMPKEGEFKTPLVPLLPILSILICVSFMLQYSLDTWIAFGIALLVGLVIYFTYGFRHSTLAEEE, encoded by the coding sequence ATGAATATTTTTAGAACCAAGGATGTTAGTCTGAGACAGACAGAGATGCATCGCCATTTGAAATTGTGGGATTTGATTCTTCTAGGGATTGGTGCTATGGTGGGGACGGGGATTTTCACCATTACAGGAACAGCAGCGGCTACCCTAGCTGGTCCATCACTAGTGATTTCCATTGTGATTTCTGCCCTGTGTGTTTCTCTATCAGCCCTCTTTTTTGCAGAATTTGCCTCTCGTGTTCCTGCAACTGGTGGTGCTTATAGTTACCTCTATGCGATTCTAGGAGAATTGCCAGCCTGGATTGCTGGCTGGCTGACCATCATGGAATTCATGACGGCTGTTTCAGGTGTGGCGTCTGGCTGGGCAGCTTACTTTAAGGGATTGCTTAGTAATTATGGTATCTCGATGCCGCAAGCCTTGAATGGAACCTTTAACCCTGAACAAGGAACCTATATCGATCTTCTGCCTATTTTAGTACTTACCTTGGTAACGGGATTGGTTTTATTAAATTCTAAGGCAGCTTTGAGATTTAATTCGCTTTTAGTGGTCTTGAAATTCTCAGCTCTCGCCTTATTTATCCTAGTTGGTATTTGGTACATCAAGCCTGAAAATTGGACGAATTTTGCTCCATTTGGTTTTGGTCAACTATATGGTGGAAGTACTGGGATTATGGCGGGCGCATCTTTGATGTTCTTTGGTTTTCTCGGATTTGAGTCTATTTCCATGGCAGTTGATGAAATTCAAAGCCCGCAAAAAAATATTCCTCGCGGAATTGTCCTTTCTCTGACAATCGTCACCATTCTCTATGCTTTGGTAACCTTAGTATTGACAGGGATTGTTCACTACAGTAAACTCAATGTGGACGATGCAGTAGCATTTTCATTACGGAGTATTGGTATCGGCTGGGCAGCAAATTATGTTTCGCTTGTAGCCATTTTAACCCTGATAACCGTATGTATCTCTATGACTTATGCTTTATCTCGGATGATTTATAGCTTAGCGCGTGATGGACTTTTACCTCAAAGTTTCAAACAATTAAGCAAGACTAGTCGCGTTCCTAAAAATGCGACCCTTTTAACAGGAGTTGCTTCAGCTATTGCTGCAGGAGTGTTTCCTCTAGCCAGTATTGCATCCTTCTTAAATATTTGTACGCTAGCTTATCTGATTTTGCTAGCCTACGGAATAATAAAACTCAGAAAGGATAAGGGCATGCCAAAAGAGGGAGAGTTTAAAACTCCTTTGGTACCACTCTTGCCAATTCTTTCCATCCTTATCTGTGTTTCCTTTATGCTTCAATATAGTCTAGATACCTGGATTGCCTTTGGCATTGCTCTTTTAGTTGGTCTAGTCATTTACTTTACTTACGGGTTCCGCCATTCAACCCTCGCAGAAGAAGAATAA
- the sufB gene encoding Fe-S cluster assembly protein SufB, protein MAEERVEPKPIDLGEYKFGFHDDVEPVLSTGKGLNEEVIRELSAAKGEPEWMLEFRLKSYETFKKMPMQTWGADLSEIDFDDLIYYQKPSDKPARSWDDVPEKIKETFERIGIPEAERAYLAGASAQYESEVVYHNMKEEFQKLGIIFTDTDSALKEYPDLFKQYFAKLVPPTDNKLAALNSAVWSGGTFIYVPKGVKVDIPLQTYFRINNENTGQFERTLIIVDEGASVHYVEGCTAPTYSSNSLHAAIVEIFALDGAYMRYTTIQNWSDNVYNLVTKRAKALKDATVEWIDGNLGAKTTMKYPSVYLDGEGARGTMLSIAFANAGQHQDTGAKMIHNAPHTSSSIVSKSIAKGGGKVDYRGQVTFNKNSKKSVSHIECDTIIMDDLSASDTIPFNEIHNSQVALEHEAKVSKISEEQLYYLMSRGLSESEATEMIVMGFVEPFTKELPMEYAVELNRLISYEMEGSVG, encoded by the coding sequence ATGGCTGAAGAAAGAGTAGAACCAAAACCAATTGACCTTGGTGAATATAAATTTGGTTTCCATGACGATGTAGAGCCTGTCCTATCGACAGGAAAAGGATTGAATGAAGAAGTCATTCGCGAATTATCAGCTGCTAAGGGAGAACCTGAGTGGATGTTAGAATTCCGTTTGAAGTCTTATGAAACCTTCAAAAAAATGCCTATGCAAACCTGGGGAGCAGACTTGTCAGAGATTGACTTTGATGACTTGATCTATTACCAAAAACCATCTGATAAACCAGCCCGTTCTTGGGATGATGTACCTGAAAAGATTAAAGAAACCTTTGAACGTATCGGTATTCCAGAAGCTGAACGTGCTTATCTAGCAGGTGCTTCTGCCCAGTACGAGTCAGAAGTGGTTTACCACAACATGAAGGAAGAGTTCCAGAAATTGGGGATTATCTTTACAGATACGGATTCTGCCCTCAAGGAATACCCAGACTTGTTTAAACAATACTTTGCGAAGTTGGTACCACCGACTGATAACAAGTTGGCGGCCCTCAACTCAGCAGTATGGTCGGGTGGAACCTTTATCTACGTGCCAAAAGGTGTCAAGGTAGATATTCCACTTCAAACCTATTTCCGTATCAATAACGAAAATACAGGTCAGTTCGAACGTACCTTGATTATCGTTGATGAGGGAGCAAGTGTCCACTATGTAGAAGGATGTACAGCACCAACATATTCAAGTAATAGCCTGCACGCTGCTATTGTAGAAATTTTCGCTTTGGACGGAGCTTATATGCGTTATACTACTATCCAAAACTGGTCAGATAACGTTTATAACTTGGTAACGAAACGTGCCAAAGCCTTGAAAGATGCGACTGTTGAGTGGATTGATGGAAACTTGGGTGCCAAAACAACCATGAAATACCCATCTGTTTACCTAGATGGAGAAGGGGCCCGTGGTACTATGCTCTCTATCGCCTTTGCTAATGCTGGTCAACACCAAGATACTGGTGCCAAGATGATCCACAACGCACCGCATACAAGCTCGTCTATCGTTTCTAAATCCATCGCTAAAGGCGGAGGGAAGGTTGACTACCGTGGACAAGTAACCTTTAACAAGAACTCTAAGAAATCTGTTTCTCACATCGAGTGTGATACCATTATCATGGATGACTTATCAGCTTCAGATACCATTCCATTTAATGAAATCCACAACTCGCAAGTTGCATTAGAGCACGAAGCCAAGGTATCTAAGATTTCAGAAGAACAACTCTACTACCTCATGAGCCGTGGTTTGTCAGAATCTGAAGCTACCGAGATGATTGTCATGGGATTTGTGGAACCCTTCACAAAAGAACTTCCAATGGAATATGCAGTTGAGCTGAACCGCTTGATTAGCTATGAAATGGAAGGGTCAGTCGGATAA
- the sufU gene encoding Fe-S cluster assembly sulfur transfer protein SufU, whose amino-acid sequence MALSKLDSLYMAVVADHSKNPHHQGKLEDAEQISLNNPTCGDVINLSVKFDAEDRLEDIAFLNSGCTISTASASMMTDAVLGKTKQEILELATIFSEMVQGQKDERQDQLGDGAFLSGVAKFPQRIKCATLAWNALKKTIEDKEKQ is encoded by the coding sequence ATGGCACTTTCTAAACTAGATAGCCTTTATATGGCAGTGGTGGCAGACCATTCGAAAAATCCACATCACCAAGGGAAGCTGGAAGATGCTGAGCAAATCAGCCTCAATAATCCAACCTGTGGGGATGTTATCAACCTCTCTGTCAAGTTTGATGCAGAGGACCGTTTGGAAGATATTGCTTTTCTAAATTCAGGATGCACGATTTCAACTGCTTCTGCTAGTATGATGACAGATGCTGTTTTGGGCAAGACCAAACAAGAAATTTTAGAACTTGCAACTATTTTTTCTGAAATGGTTCAAGGGCAAAAAGATGAGCGTCAAGACCAACTCGGGGATGGTGCCTTCTTGTCAGGTGTTGCCAAATTCCCACAACGGATTAAGTGTGCAACTCTAGCTTGGAATGCCCTTAAGAAAACAATTGAAGATAAAGAAAAACAGTAA